A region of the Chloroflexota bacterium genome:
GTCCCAGCTCTCGCAGCCGACGACACACAGCCGTCATCAGCGGCTTGGCCAGCCCGCGCCCCTGCATGGCGGGCACGATGGCCACCCAGTGTACCCGGCCGTACACCCTCCCCTTATAGTTCTCGTCGAACCAGGCCGTCGCCGTCCCGATCACGTTGCCGTCCGCGTCCACCAGGTAGTATTGCCGCTCCGCCAGGAGCTGCGGGTCCGTGCCGAACTCACGGACGAACAGCTCGGGCGTGATGGTGCTGTACCGATCGGCCTCCAGGTGGATCCGGACCCAATGCTCCTCGTCGCCGGGCTGGTAGCGGCGAAGGGAGAACCCGGGCGGGAGCTCGTATTCGGGGATATCGTTCAGGTGCTCTCGCACCATGGCGATCGAGACGTTGCGTTGTACGATGTCCATACGCTCACCTGCCGAGGGTGGACTGGGTGGCGACAACGGGCACGGCATCTTCCTCCGGGCTGGCCTCGTCTACGAGTTCTCCCTGCATGGACCACGGTCCGGCCCACGTGATGCGGACCCGGGCCAGCCGGCCCTGCCAGCGATCGGGATGTTGGAAGAAGACCAGCTTGTTGGTGCGCGTGCGTCCCCGCCACTTTCCCTTATGTAGGCCGTCCACCAGGATCGTGACCGTTTGCCCCAGCAGGCGGCGATTGATCTCGCCTACGACCTTCTCTTGCAGCGCCTCCAGCGCCTTCAGGCGGCGCTTCTTCTCCTCGGGCGGGACATCGTCCGTCATGCGGCGGGCGGCGACGGTGCCGGGACGTGGGGAGTACATGGCCAGGTGGGCCTTGTCCAGCCGCAGCTCCGCCAGGATATCGTACGTGTGCTGGAATTGCTCCTCGGTCTCGCCGGGGAACCCGACGATGACGTCCGTGTGGATGGCGACGCCGGGGATGCGCTCACGGATGCGAGCGATGAGCGCCCGGTAGTCGTCGGCCGTGTACCCCCGACGCATGTTCGCCAGCACCTCATCGTCCCCGGCCTGAATGGGGACCTCGATCACCTCGCACACCTTGGGCAGGGTGGCCACGGCGTCCAGGATGCGGTCGCTCATGTAGTTCGGATGGGAGGTCAGAAACCGGATACGCCACAGCCCCTCGACCTCGTGCACGGCGTGGAGCAGGTCGGCCAGGTCGGGGCCGCCGGTATCGTACCCGTAGCGATCCACGATCTGGCCCAGCAGAGTCACCTCTCGCACGCCCTGGGCGACCAGATCTCGCACCTCGGCGACGATGTCCTCCAGCGGGCGGCTGCGCTCGACGCCGCGACGGTAGGGGATGATGCAGAAGGTGCAAGCGTGGGAGCAGCCGTAGACGACCGGGACGTGGGCGGTCACCGGGACCTCCCCGCCCAGCGCCAGGTGACGCACCGTCTGGGTCACGGAGGCCGTGTCCTGCCAGGTGTGGCGACGGATGGTCTCCAGTTGCTCGGCGGCGGCCGCCTCCGCGTCCAGGCTGTCCCCCGCCAGGCGCTCTAGAAGTGGGCCCGGGTCGGAGGGGGGCATGAA
Encoded here:
- a CDS encoding GNAT family N-acetyltransferase encodes the protein MDIVQRNVSIAMVREHLNDIPEYELPPGFSLRRYQPGDEEHWVRIHLEADRYSTITPELFVREFGTDPQLLAERQYYLVDADGNVIGTATAWFDENYKGRVYGRVHWVAIVPAMQGRGLAKPLMTAVCRRLRELGHDRAYLITSTARIPAIHLYLKFGFVPEIRNPEDREVWRELLPLLKGPPDLEKYIEG
- the miaB gene encoding tRNA (N6-isopentenyl adenosine(37)-C2)-methylthiotransferase MiaB, whose amino-acid sequence is MGNETLRSRTTGGKMSRKRYHIWTIGCQMNEADSAHVAACLEALGYEPTRQAEQADVVVLNTCVVRQGAEDKAVGRINSLKPIKRRRPDAIIAVMGCLVGVKPSPQLQERFPFVDVFMPPSDPGPLLERLAGDSLDAEAAAAEQLETIRRHTWQDTASVTQTVRHLALGGEVPVTAHVPVVYGCSHACTFCIIPYRRGVERSRPLEDIVAEVRDLVAQGVREVTLLGQIVDRYGYDTGGPDLADLLHAVHEVEGLWRIRFLTSHPNYMSDRILDAVATLPKVCEVIEVPIQAGDDEVLANMRRGYTADDYRALIARIRERIPGVAIHTDVIVGFPGETEEQFQHTYDILAELRLDKAHLAMYSPRPGTVAARRMTDDVPPEEKKRRLKALEALQEKVVGEINRRLLGQTVTILVDGLHKGKWRGRTRTNKLVFFQHPDRWQGRLARVRITWAGPWSMQGELVDEASPEEDAVPVVATQSTLGR